In the genome of Haemorhous mexicanus isolate bHaeMex1 chromosome 22, bHaeMex1.pri, whole genome shotgun sequence, the window GAATATGTCCCAAAAAGAGAAGGTTTGTCTGGTTAAAAAATACCCCTCAAAGACGTGGCTGCCCCACTGGCTGTGTCCCAGGATGACCCAAGTCAGATCTgctcagccagcagtgcctgcttcCTTCTCCATCCAACTGCCTTGGGACCTATGAACCTTCTTCTGCCCAGAATGTCCAAGCATTCTCCACCAAAGCCAAGGTGCCACAGAAATCAGCAGCAATGGGGAAAAACAGTGGGACATCAGGCTTGTGCATGACCAAAGGAAAATCCCAGCATGCTGCTGCCTAAATGCAGATTTTAGCAGCCAGGATGTCTTAAGGCTGTGTGGCACTGGAAGGTGCCAGTTTGGGAAGTGGCAGAGTCTGGCTCCCTTCAATCAGgctgcagtcacagctctgcactgcacagcacagactgTGACAGAGTGACAGCAGGACTTAACTCCTCCTAACAGGGTCAGAGTGACAATGGCTACAAAATCATTAACAAGCCAGGAAACCTGAGGTATGCAAATTAAGATTATACTGATGCAAGTTAAGATTATACTGAAGGAGTTGGGGCCAGGAGAAGGTGGGAATACTATGTTGGCTCAAGAAGTCTTGCACACAGAGCAGAAGGAGAACCATTTTGCCAGGGTGAACTTGCAGAGTTAATCataaaaaaaagccaagtgctggaggagcagggtcAGGGTTGTAGGGGCACTCTGGACTCACTGTGACATGTTTCATCTCTGAGAAGAGGATCCTGTTGGGGATCTCCACCATGTTGTCATGGAGGAACTTGCGCCGTTCACACAGGGGCCTAGAGCAGGGCATGGACAGTGAGGGACAAGCAGCAATCCCAAGAGGAACACTGAAAAAAGCTGCTAAAGTCATTAAATCATCCTAGAGAGTTCCAGAGAGGACAACTAGTTCTTACTTTCCTCCAGGAAGTGACAGGATGGAAATTCCAATGTTAACAGTGTGTTTAGAGGATGCCAGATGAGCAGCTGAGATGCAGCTAATCCCAATGTTTTGGAGAGCAAGAGGAGCTCCACAGAAAAAGTCCTTGGCACAGCAAGGTCCCTCCCATGCTGCCCTGATTTCCCAGTGAGTGGCCAGTCTGACAGCCCAGGTGAACTGGTCTGTCTGCATTAGTGGGGTTTTCCAGCCCAGGTTTTCCAGTTGATCCCAAGAAACCAGCCCAGCCACTCTCCCCTGGCAGCCACACCTGTCCATGAGGCTGATGTCATTGAAGTAGATGCAGTCAAACACAAAGAGGCAAACGTTGGCATCCTGAAAAGCAGCTTTCTGAAATACAATTAACAGGATTCTGCAGTCACAGCAAACAGTTTTAGCAAAGTAATAAAAGGATGGATTTTTATCTCTGTAATATTTTAGGTATTATAAGCTTATGCCTCTTCTAAAAGAAGCATTCTGAGAATTCAGATTTACACTGAATGCGTCCAAACACAAGCTGAGAACATAATGAATGTTCATTTCCTAGGAATAGAAAATAATGCTAAAAATATTAATGGGTTTGGGCAATGCAACATCTGTCACTACTgctgcaaaaaacccaccacattTCTACAGACAGCAGATTAATGGTGACTTTTAACTTAAGCACTTAtagtttaattttcattttcctgtccttttcctCACCCCCATTCAGCCCAGACATAAGCAGTACATAACATTTGCATGGAACAATCACtgcatccctgtgctcccccaggCTGCCATACATTGCTCAAGCCATGAGAAACAATGACAGAATTGCAAGacttcccaaatatttttttagtattattAAGTTCTGTTAATGTCCTGCCAGGAATCAGGTTAATATCAAACCTACTGTATTAGAGCAGTAGCTTTTCAATATCAGCCTTCTCaataatcttatttttttttccccagatgcTCTAACAAGCACCAGAGCTCTGAAATTATCCTGTGATAACAGATTGTGTTTAAGTCAGCAGTGTAACAGCCTCCTAACACAAAAAACattcttatttaattttgtttttacctTGTGCACACCAAGAGTCCCAAAAGGAAGTGGCTTGCCAGTTTTATTGTCAATCAGGAGAACTTCTGAATCCAGAATCATACTTTGCCCACCAGGGAAAGCCTGGGGGATGAAATCCTTAAAATGGGCTaccttgggaaaagaaaaaaaaaaaaaaaaaaaaaaagaaaaataactggCTGAAGAGAGGGATTCACTCCAATGCAGGTGTTTTTCCCCACAAGTATATGAGGCACATGTGGCACATCTGCACTTCTATGGTACCCACAGCAgtctacaaatagaaaaatgaGGCTTTAATAAACAGAACCAAGTCACCCAACTGGCAGCAAGGCTCCCAAAATGCAGTGCAAAGAGAGGATTCTACAGCAGACAGATGAAATTTAATTCCAAGCTCTTAATGTGCACCAGAATTAAATTATTAGTTTTAAGTGTTGCTTTTCCACATTCTACATACCTCTATAAACCAGGAATGAGAAGGAATCCTCCTTGCCTATAGAAGGAAACTATTGGGAAtgcagaggagctggcacaAGGGGtgaggcagtgcccaggtgctTACTTTGTGGGGGAGCACAGGCTTGAGGCTCCTGCTGAAGTAGCTGAAGTGATCCCCGTTCTTGTGCACCTGCACGCGCTCGCCGTCGTACTTGATCTCGGCGTACATCCCGTTGGGACACTTCTTCATGGCATACTCGATGGACTTGCAGGCCTCAGcctgggggacagaggggccAAACCCCAGGTGACACATGGAAAATAAATCTACTCTTACCCAAGTTCATGAATGAGCTACAATGAATCCTCTTGTAGAGCTTTTTGTCCAGAACCTCTGTTAGCGAGTCCAAGTTTTCCTTAATTATTCCCTTACTAACATCTGCATCTGCCCAGATAATTACAGCTTTTCAGTGCTTATCCCCTccaaatgctttaaaatgtgCACTGTGCCTTCTGTAGGAGTGTGATCAGCCCACAAGTAAATATTTAACTCTGCTTTGTTCACACAAAAAGCCAGGCTTATTTGAATCTCTAATCCACTGTAAAGCTTACACTCTTTCCAGAGAGAGGATCAACTTCTGCAATGacagcaaacaaacacaaaagacTGAGAGCAAGGCAAGGTTTTAGCTTGGCAGTTCCTGACTATATTGAATACCTGGCCTGGTGGTAGGAGATGCTTTCTAAACTGGCATTAAACAaccctgagccctgcacagagccagcccacactgccctggctcctgaGCCTCCCAGGTGGGGGTTAAACaaccctgagccctgcagagccagcccacactgcacagccactgccctggctcctgaCCCTCCCACGTGGGGGTCTCTGTGCCGTGCCTGGCTGCCAGGAGGGGCCCAACCTACCAGCATGGGCTGCACTGGGGTCATGAGTGAGGCCTGCACACTCAGGGTCTTCTTGAGCCCTGGCACcttctctgcctcctgctgGTTCTGCAGCACCCTCTCCACCACGTCCTGCAGGTTCCGGGAGGCCTTGAACGCCTCGTAGGCGTTGGGATCCAGAGCGTCCAACCTGCAAGGCATGGAGAGAGGGGGAACAGGGCTcagcctcagggctgctgctgctgcctcaggaaaTGAGCACTTCTGGGTTCGTGTCACTTACACGTGCTTTGCTCCAGCATTCATTTTCAAGTCATGCTTAATTAGCCTGATGATGCACTTCAGGTCGTTGCCCGTACacctgaagaagagaagatTCAGCAAAGGTGTGAACTGAACTTTCCAGctgaaagaaaatcatccaggtctttttaaaaaagccccCCCTTTGCAGAGGGCTTAACCAATCATGTTAATAGTGACACCTCAGAGACACAAGGGAATATCCAAAAAGCTTTCCAGCATCCTTATGCCAATATTAACTCTGCCTCAGCGTTGATGTACCTTCCAAAATTTACTTAATTAACGTATCAAGAATAACTGATTGGAAAACCCTCAGCCTCAGATCAACACAAACTGAACCAGACCAAAAATCTTTGTCTAAATTACTTGAAGGCTTTTCCCAACATGCTTAAGAACAGCAACTTAATTAACAGCTAAGCACCATTAGGGTGTTATTGCAATTCACTTGTTTGATTGAAGTGTCCTGACAGGCAGGGACAAAGTTCTCCAGCATGAACAAGAGCCATAAAAGCTCTCCATTGCTGTCAAGGTGTCTCAATCACACCACTAACAGCAGCTTACAGATGCTAATTAAGTTCACTCTCGGTGGCTCATGATTCATTTTTCAGCTACTCCAGCTTGTAGAGAACCATTCCAGTGTTTGGGCAAACCTTCAGAGGCTGATTCCTTCCCTCACCTGCGACTGATCTGCTGCAGGACACTCTGCTGGTCATCCTCCTTGGTGAGCTTGGACAGCTGGATAAGGAACTCATCCACCTCCTGGATGGTCAGGAGGCTCTTGGCTGCTGGAGGACAGGTCTTGCTCTGCTCGAAGAAGATCCGTATGGTCTCAGAAACATCTCCCTGtctccaaaaacaaaaccagggtGTGGATGAGAGGCATGGCCAGAGAATGGGAGTGCCACTGGGGATTCTGCATGGTTCCAGTGAGGATCAAGGACAGGAGTGATGCTGGGATTGCACGAAGAAATTGGAATCAAACACTTAAGGAAGCTGCCACGACACgtaaagctgctcagctgttTAATTTGCCAAGAAAGGTAATTAAGAGTACCAGCATCATCTCATGGCTCTATttttcactgctgcagcagcacagacccttTATTTCCTCAGGATGAATCCACTTGTAAATCCAAGGACGTGGGACAGGCTAGTGATGTCACTAGAAGGCAGTACACAGCAAGGCAATgaacagagatgaaaaaatTACCTTTATTATCTAATTCACCCTTTTTCTGCACCTTGCAGTGAATCAGAGGGTGCACAGTCAATCACCAGCTCCTGTGCACAAGGACTCAGTGCACAACTGAGCACCTGCAATTGTAGCAGCTTAATTGTAATAACCAACTGCAGCTGCCAGTGACAGGTCTGTTAATTGAATCCCAGGTTTTGATGTGTGATGGTACAAAAAGAGTAATATAACTCAGTCCTGTAGCAATGTGCCAGAAAAAGGAGTTTAGACAAACAGATGCAGCTCACCTCGCCTAGATAATTTTAGTCTTGCTTTCTAAAGCTTTGCCAGGTGAATTCTTATCCTGCTTTCCATTCAAACATGATTTTCTACAGGTTCCAGATGGCAGAAAATGCTATGAAAACTGCTAAAGCcaaggaaaaccaaaataaatcacTAGCTCCCATTCTAACAGTCAATCTAAGGAGTAAAAAACCTAAACCATTATAGAATTTGCATAAGCAAAGAGCTGAACAGCAGAAATTAAGAGAGCTGCTGTCTGcactcacctgctccaggtccCGGACCATTTCTTCTTGGTTGCAGTTAAAAATCCTGCTGAACAGCTTCACAATCTGCTTATCATTCAAGTTGTAAACTATTTTAATGACACCTGGTAACAGCATCTTAATGGTCAGGTATACATCACCATGAAAACCAtctggagaaaacaaacaaacaaaaaaaagcacattataACAGTAAGGATTTATTTCATGTCCAGGCTCTGGTTGGTTGTGTTCATTTGCATAATCCTGGGGATAAAACCTACAGGTGGGCCTTGGAATTCATAGGGAAAATAGCCACAATTTGCCTCTAAATTGGGCATCTACAACACCTGAGTGAGACATTTTTGTCCGAATTTGCTATTTGTAGAGTTCACTTTTCAAAGATTACCTCCACAGCTCAGAAACCACCACAGCACAAGGCTGGGACCACACACAACAACCAGATTTGAAATCCCTTTTCCTTTTGAGACCAGCATTTGAAGCTGATTCTGAGAGAGCTGagaattcccagctggagccatACCTCCTGCAGATCCCTTCCTGAGGAAGTCCTGGATGATCTGGGTTTTGACATTGTAGCTTGGTTTCTCAGCCACCATGGCGCAGAGCTTGCGGAACTCGCGCAGCAGGCAGTCCTTGTGCTGGGGGTCACACCTGGCTGCAgacaggctgggctgctgggcacccTTGGCAGGAGAATCTTCTGAATTCTTTGGCTTGGCTGCATCAAACACAGCAcaagttggtttttttaacaacaTGGAGCTAATGTTGAAGTTACCTCTGCCTGGCAAGCTGGGAACAATCCCAGTGTGCTGGCAAAGCTTCAGAGCTAAAATTTATGACTTTTGTAAAAAACCTTCCAACTATTTTTACCCTTCACATTACACCAGAATTTTACACCAGATCTTAATTCTACCAGAAAATTATGACTAAACCAtggtgaaaattaatttctccttaTAGATGCCTATGTtgaatcaatttttttcctactttatAGGCTTTTGCCCTTCAAAgcaagacatttttaaaattggGGAATACATCTCCATCCCCTTTTGTCTCCTAACACCAATCCCCTACAGGAGCTGGTGTCTTTGGCTATGTTGTGGCTCTGGGCAGTCTGGAGCTCCAGGTGTGTGTCAGGTCAGGTCAGATGGActgtcctgctggcagctgcccctcaggacaagttttcctttccttgaacACAACTGAGAATCCCTCAGCAGTTTTTTCCAGATTTTGAGCTCCACATGGGATGACTTTAGCCTACACCTTCAGTTTGGCTGCAATGAGCCAATGGACGTAGGGATGGAGTCAGCCTGACAATGTGGGTCATGGCAGAACCTTTGTCTCCTTGGGAAAATTGGAAATTCAAACATCTTTCAAGATGTTCTTTCAAGCACTGAGAGCTTTTGACAAACCAgaattaaaaaaccctaaatcatCTACAGATAAAAACCTACCAATCTGAGACAAGCTAAAACACTTCTTGATGTTGAGATGAAAAGAAATTGATTTCCCAGAACCAGTTTCTTAATTCTTACCAGAGAATCCAGAGAATTTCTTTGGTGGATCTTTTGTGGTCAGCTGTCCTGTAGCAGTGAGTTTTGCCTGCACTATCACCTTTTTCTTTGGGGTACCTCCAGTCTTGGAATTGGCTTCTGGAAAGCAGAAAGGTTCAAGGAGGCAGTCAGGAATAATCTCATACATCCCTCACCATATTATGTAGCTTACAAAGCAGTAAGCCTTAAAAGAAATGGGaattggaggagaaaaaaccctGGATGTGTATCAGATAACAAAAGTTAGAACAATATGAAATTTATTGAAGATCACAGAAAAAagtggaaatggaaaataactGATGCTTCCACATGGGTTTTATCTGCCCATTAATTAAATCACCTAGGCCTTGTCCACAATCAGTTGTGACAAATGAATCAAGGAGTGTCACTGTAGAAGCGATCACTTCTTCCCTTTCCTACAGGGCTGAGACAAGGATTGGAGCAGCACCACACACTTTGTTCCTAAGCCACACAAATAAATCCATGAGGATTTCATGGCAAAGGCAAAGCTGGGTGACAACCTCTGGCATAACttgaaaataataagaaaagTGACCCTAGCACTGCCTCATGCCTCACCTGAGATGTACTTGTTGATTGTTTCTTTCTCCtcatcctgcagctcttcccacccctccaaatCTGTGATGTCTTCAATTTTCTTAGTGGTGGCCCGGGCCTTATCCAGCTTCTCAAAGATGCACTTAACATGGTACCACTCCTTCATATCCCCTCCGGACTCGGTGAAAGGATTGGGAACAATCTTCCCAATGCGCACCATCCCCTTCACGATCTTCTCCTTGCACTTCTTGCAGCCCGCGGTGCCTCGCTTGGCATAGTCCACGCAGTACCGCTGCTCCGCCATGTCCCCCGCAGCCGCGCAGGCCGAGCGCAGCCAGCTGCCcaacagcagggacaggggaaacGCCTGCTGCGGGGATGGCACAGCGACAGGCCGGAACagcagctggcaccagcacccgCGGCTGGCTCCGGCACAGCGGGACAACGGTCTGGGCAAGGGGAGCTGTGGCCGAGGGCAGAACAGCGCTGTGCCGCTGCAGAGAGCTCGGGCAGCGTGTGACAGCGTCCTGCCGCCCGTGCGCATCCAGTCCGTGCTGAGGCTGCTGCGAGcgacacaggggacactgagcaccCTCTGCCCGCCGGGACCCCCTGGCCGGCCGCAGCCCTCAGCCTCCCGCCGGCACCCGCTCCGCAGCGGCCTCcaccggccccgctccgctgcCCCACACCCCGAGCCCTCACGGCCCCCTCCTCGCTCCCAGGGCCTCTCCCGCCCCAGCCTCGCCCCGAGGCCGCTTTCCCGCCTTGCCCGCTCCGGCCCGACCGCCggctccccccgccgccgcaGGCCCCAGGCCGCCCCTCCGCCGCTCACCGAGCTCCTCACGGTGCCGCCATCCCGTCCCGTTCCCCGCCCCGTCCGGACGCCCGggacccccccaccccagcccctcaggccGGGGCCGCCGCCTCAGCCGCCGCCGGGACCCGAGCGCGCCAGCCCGGCTTCCGTAGGGCCACGCGCGCGCGTGCGGCGCACCGGGCCCCGCCCCTTCCTGCCCGAACTAAGCCCGGGGGGCGGGCACGCGCAGGCCACGCCCCCTAGGGCCGTCTAGCCCCGCCCCCAGCACACGCCGGGAGCGTTTTCCCGCCTCGGGCGCGGCTGAGGCGGCACCGGGAGCGCGCCCGGGGCCAGGGCGGGTCCGTGCCCTACGGCGGCACCGGGAGCGCGCCCGGGGCCAGGGCGGGTCCGTGCCCTATGGCGGCACCGGGAGCGCGCCCGGGGCCAGGGCGGGTCCGTGCCCTACGGCGGCACTGGGAGCGCGCCCGGGGCCAGGGAAGGTTGGCACCGGGTCCGTGCCTGGAGGATGTGGAGGATCCGTTCCCTGGGGCGGCACTGGGATCGGGACCATAGGTGGCACCGGGTCCTTGTCCTGGGACAATGGAGAGTTCCCACTCCATGAGGCGATGGAGAGACTGCCCTGAGCTGACACGGGGACAGTGCCTCGGGCGATGGAGGATGTGTGTCCTGCGGTAGCCCCTGGTCTGGGCCATGGGGCAATGGGGGTTCTGCACCCTGAGGCAATGCAGGGTCTCTGCCCTCAGGCGGTCCCAGGTCTGTGCCCTGAGGCGATGGCTGGTCCCCACCACAGGGGAGACTCCACtacagcagtgtccctgccctgaggTGATGATGTATTCCCCACCTCCCAAAGCTGGCTTTTCCAGAGCACTGCaccaggctgagggaggtgtGAGGGGCGCCCTGTTCTTGGCTGAACCACGCTGGCTCACCAAGAGTGCTCACCAACAGCTTTGAGGTGCTGTTGGATCACCTGGCCATTGAAATGGTCCCTCCAAGAGTTCTAACACCGTATTTGTGCACTGAGCCACTGCCTTACCCCCAGCCTCATGAAGCTGCCCCTTCAGAAGTGCTGTGCCATGTTGCTGCAGGTTTGAGATGCTGCCATGTAGgcccacatttctcttcacagagaaaagcaaggcacaattcttcacaagaatatttctgggattcacattctctgaacctcagagaaagaagacACAATTCTTACcattttctgtgcctgtgtttgtgcaaaagcagaatgcaatatggagattgtttacccacagtgatggtgttttgtttccttggcctatcagggccaagtgtgtgtgtgtgtgtcaggactgttgGCTGACAGTCATGAGATTCAGAGCAGTTGTGCGCAgggttgagtgcttggcagattcagtttagatgtatAGAacaataaagtaattaattagccttctgatatcagtgaagtcagatgcatcattgTTTCTCTCCTCGTCAGGGTTCCCTGAAAATTCGATACTGCCATGTCACCTGGGCCCTCCgtacctgcagtgctgccctaTAACCTCCTGAaattgtcctttgcactgtgtTTGTGTGGGTTTGAGGTGCTGCTTCACCACCTCAGGCTCCTGAGAACAGCCCTTCATCCtgtacaggtaacacacacctgcaGTCCAGCTGTTGGCTCTCTGCTGGTGGCAGCCACCCCTGTTCCTCTGATGGAAGTGCTGttgtgctgtgccaggaggctgCTGAGGAGGCTGGAATGGATGCAGCACACAGCTCCACTGGATTCCTGCCTTCAGCCATGGAGAGGATGCTGGGTGGGTTGACATGGCCAAGTCTCTGACCTGCTTTGCTGTACCTCAAAGGCAGAGTATGAGAAATAAGGTACAGAATTTGCTTCCCCAGCCACATATCTGTCTTTTTGTTGGCCTCCAGCTGGTTGCAAAGCAAGCCACAGGCAGTCTTCTCTTCTTCCCAGCGCATCAAACAAACCACACTGTTTGGAGCTGGGAGTGAGTGTAACAATTGTGTCTGGTCACAAAACTTGGATGAAATCTGACATGGGCATTTCTGATCACTGGGATCTGGCTGTGAACAGACAGTCTGCATTCATTTGCAATATTTTGCATTGCAGTATTTACTCACAGACAATGTATTCATTCAATCCATGATCTCAGGATGGAAATGCACCTTCCTGTACCCTCATGGCCCAGAAGTGGAGGAAACCCCAAAACTAAAGAGAAGAAACAAGCTCCCTCAACCAAATCCAGCTGGGAGCTTTGAGTCACAGAAGAGGAATTGCAGAAGGATTCAGAGAGATCTTCCTGCTATGTGGAAGGCTCTCAGACCACCACCACGCTCCAGATTTTTGGCTGAGTGCACTCAGCTCCAAGAGCATGCATTTGGCCGACTCagattaaaattttaatgtgaTTTGATTTTTAGTAGTTCATATCACTTTGAGAAATGATTTACAGAACCAGCAGCGACTGGGTGCAAGAGTTTGTATGAACactgggatttttggaggggaagaaaacaaaacccaggtGAAGATGAGGTGTAAGATGCTGTGATGTGCAGTGTCCAGAGAGAGCTTGCTGGGAGCTCATGGCACCATGGTGAGATCTCCCATTCATTGTGAGCCTGGTGAAAGAGATGGAAAGGCAAAGGCTGACACTGCAGCACATCATGATCAGG includes:
- the LIG3 gene encoding DNA ligase 3 isoform X1 encodes the protein MRTGGRTLSHAARALCSGTALFCPRPQLPLPRPLSRCAGASRGCWCQLLFRPVAVPSPQQAFPLSLLLGSWLRSACAAAGDMAEQRYCVDYAKRGTAGCKKCKEKIVKGMVRIGKIVPNPFTESGGDMKEWYHVKCIFEKLDKARATTKKIEDITDLEGWEELQDEEKETINKYISEANSKTGGTPKKKVIVQAKLTATGQLTTKDPPKKFSGFSAKPKNSEDSPAKGAQQPSLSAARCDPQHKDCLLREFRKLCAMVAEKPSYNVKTQIIQDFLRKGSAGDGFHGDVYLTIKMLLPGVIKIVYNLNDKQIVKLFSRIFNCNQEEMVRDLEQGDVSETIRIFFEQSKTCPPAAKSLLTIQEVDEFLIQLSKLTKEDDQQSVLQQISRRCTGNDLKCIIRLIKHDLKMNAGAKHVLDALDPNAYEAFKASRNLQDVVERVLQNQQEAEKVPGLKKTLSVQASLMTPVQPMLAEACKSIEYAMKKCPNGMYAEIKYDGERVQVHKNGDHFSYFSRSLKPVLPHKVAHFKDFIPQAFPGGQSMILDSEVLLIDNKTGKPLPFGTLGVHKKAAFQDANVCLFVFDCIYFNDISLMDRPLCERRKFLHDNMVEIPNRILFSEMKHVTKASDLADMITRVIREGLEGLVLKDLKGSYEPGKRHWLKVKKDYLNEGAMADTADLVVLGAFYGQGSKGGMMSIFLMGCYDPKSEKWCTVTKCSGGHDDATLARLQTELDMVKISKDPSKIPRWLKINKIYYPDFIVPDPKKAPVWEITGAEFSRAEAHTADGISIRFPRCTRIRDDKDWQTATNLQQLKELYQLSKEKADFSVTAGEEDESTAGSSGENDGNSRSSTPHSSIKSPPSKSPAKAQKAEDSKEVIGSPQKSPLKSHFLPQKSEEKRGEKRKASEMEDNGKKQPLLDIFTGVKLYLAPSVPDFARIRRYFIAFDGDLVEEFDTASATHVLGDIDDNPGAQRVTPRWIWECIRKRRLVAPC
- the LIG3 gene encoding DNA ligase 3 isoform X2, encoding MRTGGRTLSHAARALCSGTALFCPRPQLPLPRPLSRCAGASRGCWCQLLFRPVAVPSPQQAFPLSLLLGSWLRSACAAAGDMAEQRYCVDYAKRGTAGCKKCKEKIVKGMVRIGKIVPNPFTESGGDMKEWYHVKCIFEKLDKARATTKKIEDITDLEGWEELQDEEKETINKYISEANSKTGGTPKKKVIVQAKLTATGQLTTKDPPKKFSGFSAKPKNSEDSPAKGAQQPSLSAARCDPQHKDCLLREFRKLCAMVAEKPSYNVKTQIIQDFLRKGSAGDGFHGDVYLTIKMLLPGVIKIVYNLNDKQIVKLFSRIFNCNQEEMVRDLEQGDVSETIRIFFEQSKTCPPAAKSLLTIQEVDEFLIQLSKLTKEDDQQSVLQQISRRCTGNDLKCIIRLIKHDLKMNAGAKHVLDALDPNAYEAFKASRNLQDVVERVLQNQQEAEKVPGLKKTLSVQASLMTPVQPMLAEACKSIEYAMKKCPNGMYAEIKYDGERVQVHKNGDHFSYFSRSLKPVLPHKVAHFKDFIPQAFPGGQSMILDSEVLLIDNKTGKPLPFGTLGVHKKAAFQDANVCLFVFDCIYFNDISLMDRPLCERRKFLHDNMVEIPNRILFSEMKHVTKASDLADMITRVIREGLEGLVLKDLKGSYEPGKRHWLKVKKDYLNEGAMADTADLVVLGAFYGQGSKGGMMSIFLMGCYDPKSEKWCTVTKCSGGHDDATLARLQTELDMVKISKDPSKIPRWLKINKIYYPDFIVPDPKKAPVWEITGAEFSRAEAHTADGISIRFPRCTRIRDDKDWQTATNLQQLKELYQLSKEKADFSVTAGEEDESTAGSSGENDGNSRSSTPHSSIKSPPSKSPAKAQKAEDSKEVIGSPQKSPLKSHFLPQKSEEKRGEKRKASEMEDNGKKPLLDIFTGVKLYLAPSVPDFARIRRYFIAFDGDLVEEFDTASATHVLGDIDDNPGAQRVTPRWIWECIRKRRLVAPC